A portion of the Dioscorea cayenensis subsp. rotundata cultivar TDr96_F1 unplaced genomic scaffold, TDr96_F1_v2_PseudoChromosome.rev07_lg8_w22 25.fasta BLBR01001230.1, whole genome shotgun sequence genome contains these proteins:
- the LOC120255896 gene encoding magnesium transporter MRS2-B-like, which yields MGQSNVDTYEVVDKHINPVKDEIEQLINDDGDMAEMYLTEKKRRMESSFYYEQYLNGYGSIGGALSVSDSVSPISIRLESRRLEKIFNLSKRWHESMKSSDINTKNIEELKMLVEAYFVVIDSSLNKLTSLKEYIDDIEDFINIHQLCLIIPIDILIFCWQAGSVLGIHGMGDHSMAGMKLRHGAKMDAQHGCRDGTFQSGMVVL from the exons ATGGGCCAATCGAACGTTGACACTTATGAAGTGGTGGACAAGCACATCAATCCG GTCAAGGATGAGATTGAGCAATTAATCAATGATGATGGGGATATGGCTGAGATGTATCTTactgagaagaagaggagaatggAATCATCATTTTATTATGAACAATATTTAAATGGATATGGCTCAATAGGTGGCGCATTATCAGTTTCTGATTCAGTTTCTCCTATTTCAATACGACTTGAATCAAGAAGGCTTGAGAAAATCTTTAACCTTTCCAAAAGATGGCATGAAAGTATGAAAAGTTCAGACATCAACACTAAAAACATAGAAGAATTGAAGATGTTGGTGGAAGCTTATTTTGTGGTTATTGATAGTAGTCTTAACAAATTGACCTCA CTTAAAGAGTATATTGATGATATAGAAGATTTCATTAATATTCACCAGCTATGTCTTATTATTCCAattgatattttgatattttg TTGGCAAGCTGGCAGCGTACTGGGCATACATGGAATGGGGGATCACAGCATGGCCGGGATGAAGCTGAGGCATGGTGCGAAGATGGACGCGCAGCATGGATGCCGGGATGGCACTTTCCAGTCTGGAATGGTGGTCCTctga